In one window of Thermoplasmata archaeon DNA:
- a CDS encoding methionine adenosyltransferase (catalyzes the formation of S-adenosylmethionine from methionine and ATP), whose translation MPKKAKNIYVEGLNEIPTPMKKVEIVERKGIGHPDSVADALGEEVSKALCKMYIKEVGHVLHHNTDETQLAAGTAAPKFGGGHIIDPVYMLLVGRATTFIDDGKLVKDLPCKPTALAAARKYLEKTFPNLDVDSEVILDAKIGMGSDDLTGVYKTSGVLANDTSFGVGYAPYSITDKLTLETEKYVNGAMKKKLKETGQDVKVMCSRIDNKITMTIACAMVDKYIPDATHYKSAIEEMYDLVTDNALKIIGKEKVDFKLDINTGDNYKKGIYYLTCTGLSQEMGDDGSVGRGNRCNGLITPYRPMSMEATSGKNPITHIGKIYNVMSKLIAEDVAKKVTDEAEIRVRILSQIGKPVSQPLNCSVQIVLPEAEKNPNFKNWAKEADAIAFDWLDNVDKVSNMIINGKVKTF comes from the coding sequence ATGCCTAAAAAAGCTAAGAACATTTATGTCGAGGGTCTCAACGAGATCCCCACCCCTATGAAAAAAGTCGAGATCGTCGAGAGGAAGGGAATAGGACACCCCGACTCTGTCGCAGACGCTCTCGGAGAGGAAGTTTCCAAGGCTCTTTGTAAGATGTACATCAAGGAGGTCGGACACGTCCTCCATCACAACACCGACGAGACACAGCTCGCCGCAGGTACCGCAGCACCCAAATTCGGCGGCGGACACATCATCGATCCCGTTTACATGCTTTTGGTCGGAAGGGCCACCACGTTCATCGACGACGGAAAGCTCGTCAAGGACCTTCCCTGCAAGCCCACAGCACTCGCTGCAGCCCGCAAGTACCTTGAGAAGACATTCCCCAACCTCGATGTTGACTCCGAGGTAATCCTCGATGCGAAGATCGGAATGGGATCCGATGACCTCACAGGAGTCTACAAGACCTCTGGAGTTCTCGCCAATGATACCTCTTTCGGTGTCGGATACGCACCCTACTCCATAACTGACAAGCTCACACTCGAGACAGAGAAGTACGTCAATGGTGCAATGAAGAAGAAACTCAAGGAGACCGGACAGGATGTTAAAGTCATGTGCTCCAGGATTGACAATAAGATCACCATGACCATCGCTTGTGCAATGGTCGACAAGTACATCCCCGATGCTACCCACTACAAGTCCGCCATCGAGGAGATGTACGACCTCGTCACCGACAACGCTTTGAAGATCATCGGAAAGGAGAAGGTCGACTTCAAACTGGACATCAACACCGGTGACAACTACAAGAAAGGAATCTACTACCTCACCTGTACCGGACTCTCTCAGGAGATGGGAGACGACGGATCCGTCGGAAGGGGTAACAGGTGCAACGGACTCATCACCCCTTACAGGCCCATGTCCATGGAGGCAACATCCGGAAAGAACCCCATCACGCACATCGGAAAGATCTACAACGTCATGTCCAAGCTCATCGCAGAAGATGTCGCCAAGAAGGTCACTGATGAGGCAGAGATCAGGGTCAGGATCCTCTCCCAGATCGGAAAGCCCGTTTCCCAGCCTCTGAACTGCTCTGTTCAGATCGTTCTCCCCGAGGCTGAGAAGAACCCCAACTTCAAAAACTGGGCAAAAGAGGCCGATGCCATCGCATTTGATTGGCTCGATAACGTCGACAAGGTCTCCAACATGATCATCAACGGAAAGGTAAAGACCTTCTGA
- a CDS encoding sugar phosphate isomerase/epimerase — translation MRHLFSYSVYQNLDDLSPDLNGLLSDVSCDGLEILTSHQPADLALKPYTVSVHLPYSTDWLAAWEGRAYEMSDYYSKYYMYGKDRESVIQTVRDMIGYAAPLEPAHGVIHASNVSIPDIHKRKYSDDPKTVLRTFCEMINAAVSAFPKGEPPFKLVFENLWWPGLRLQDDSDYRLLEKHIEFENWGICLDTGHLMNTLPDINTQQEGIDAVLRIIDSYSQDLLDAISAMHFHYSASAKYRATFEERFYEGGPVTDFISGAYHHITTLDQHLPFSDPRCKEIVDAIKPDLLIHELPGHGHDPMDDFRQQRALLD, via the coding sequence ATGAGACACCTCTTCAGCTATTCCGTTTACCAGAATCTGGATGACCTCTCACCGGACCTAAATGGTCTGCTCAGTGACGTCTCTTGCGATGGGTTGGAAATTCTCACATCACATCAGCCTGCAGACTTGGCTCTGAAGCCCTATACCGTATCGGTTCATCTCCCATATTCCACCGATTGGCTCGCAGCCTGGGAAGGCAGGGCCTATGAGATGAGCGATTACTACTCCAAGTACTACATGTACGGAAAGGACAGAGAAAGCGTTATCCAAACAGTAAGGGACATGATCGGTTACGCTGCCCCTTTGGAGCCGGCCCACGGGGTTATCCACGCCTCCAATGTCTCCATACCGGACATCCACAAACGTAAGTATTCTGACGACCCCAAAACCGTGCTGAGGACATTCTGCGAGATGATCAATGCGGCGGTATCGGCATTTCCGAAGGGAGAACCTCCGTTCAAACTGGTCTTTGAGAACCTATGGTGGCCGGGACTAAGACTACAGGACGACTCCGACTATAGGCTGCTGGAGAAGCATATCGAATTCGAGAATTGGGGCATATGTCTCGATACCGGACATCTGATGAACACACTTCCCGACATCAACACCCAACAGGAGGGCATCGATGCCGTCCTCAGGATAATCGACAGCTACAGCCAGGATCTTCTGGACGCCATATCCGCAATGCACTTCCATTACAGCGCATCAGCCAAATACAGAGCGACATTCGAAGAAAGGTTCTACGAAGGCGGGCCGGTGACTGATTTCATCAGCGGGGCCTATCATCATATCACAACCCTGGACCAGCATCTTCCCTTCTCAGACCCGCGCTGCAAGGAGATCGTCGATGCCATTAAACCGGATCTTCTGATCCATGAACTACCTGGTCATGGCCATGACCCCATGGATGATTTCAGACAGCAGAGAGCTCTGCTGGATTGA
- a CDS encoding 50S ribosomal protein L40e, whose translation MARFKEAEARLLDKTVCMNCYATNPAKASKCRKCGYSNLRPKAKESRKQ comes from the coding sequence ATGGCACGTTTCAAAGAGGCTGAGGCCAGGCTCCTTGACAAGACTGTATGCATGAACTGCTATGCCACTAACCCCGCTAAGGCATCCAAGTGCAGGAAATGCGGATACAGCAACCTCAGGCCCAAAGCCAAAGAGAGCAGGAAGCAGTGA
- a CDS encoding response regulator, protein MKVLVVDDNIAIQEILKDILIEEGHVVRIAGSISEAVDQILEFEPNAILLDSIVNDEEGLQILSHAHEKNPELSLDTVLIKSLNEEAPQDSTFIKAVVNKPFKSTDIAAALNVLVSKKEEEKAQEARNKRKKSNNFLNRIKRNGPVKKEPKIEVDESAVVAEYIAAEGPLYGRSYVFFEKEPVNIVGFVNIFSPKDYSTLVISSDNAKAVMQNYDHEDIDVVTLSSVARGKTMDISALGTLTVFIKKFIEEHEKPIIMIEDFTEIIDSNGLNHSLVFLHQLIKERPGKPATFVISVDPTILTTKDRNILLGDMSEYSN, encoded by the coding sequence ATGAAAGTCCTGGTAGTCGACGACAACATTGCAATACAGGAGATTCTGAAGGATATCCTCATAGAGGAGGGTCACGTAGTAAGGATAGCTGGTTCCATAAGCGAGGCTGTCGACCAGATACTTGAATTCGAACCGAATGCGATCCTTCTTGATTCGATTGTCAACGATGAGGAAGGACTCCAGATCCTGAGCCATGCGCACGAGAAGAACCCCGAGTTGTCCTTGGATACCGTTCTTATCAAAAGCTTGAACGAAGAAGCACCTCAGGACAGCACATTCATCAAGGCTGTCGTGAACAAACCTTTCAAATCAACAGATATCGCGGCCGCCCTCAATGTCCTCGTTTCCAAGAAGGAAGAGGAGAAGGCCCAAGAGGCCAGGAACAAAAGGAAGAAGTCCAATAATTTCCTCAACCGCATCAAAAGGAACGGTCCTGTCAAGAAGGAGCCCAAGATTGAGGTGGACGAGAGCGCAGTGGTAGCTGAATACATAGCTGCTGAAGGGCCTTTGTACGGAAGATCCTACGTCTTCTTCGAGAAGGAACCGGTGAACATAGTAGGATTCGTCAACATCTTCAGCCCCAAGGATTACTCCACACTCGTGATATCCTCGGACAATGCAAAAGCGGTCATGCAGAACTACGACCATGAGGATATAGACGTGGTAACTCTGTCATCCGTAGCAAGGGGTAAGACGATGGACATCAGCGCCCTTGGAACCCTGACGGTATTCATCAAGAAATTCATAGAGGAACATGAGAAACCAATCATCATGATCGAGGATTTCACCGAGATCATCGACAGCAACGGTCTGAACCACAGCCTGGTGTTCCTGCACCAGCTGATCAAGGAAAGGCCAGGAAAACCGGCGACATTCGTCATCTCGGTGGACCCGACCATCCTTACTACGAAGGACCGCAACATCCTGCTCGGAGATATGTCCGAGTATTCTAACTGA
- a CDS encoding phosphopyruvate hydratase — MQIEKVWAREVLDSRGNPTVEAELTVGGHKITAIAPSGASTGSWEAHELRDGGERYGGKGVLKAVENVRGPIAKKITGMDPTDQEGIDRAMIELDGTENKTSLGGNATVAVSLAVARAGAMCNNIPVYQHIGKDHVTLPVPMLNIINGGKHAGGNLKIQECMIIPAGAKSFSDCLRMSSEVYMHLKSILKNKYGVGAINIGDEGGFAPPLDTVDEALSTIVSAVSDAGYTPGKDIYLAIDAASSEFFSNGVYEVDGMKLSAGELADHYVQLTKDHPLISIEDPFFEDDFETTAELTKKVGKHVQIVGDDLFVTNSKRLSKGIAQGAANALLLKVNQIGTITESGEAAQMSFDNGYNVVVSHRSGESEDTTIADLSVGWGSGEIKTGAPARGERTAKYNRLLRIEEELGSKAKFPGLSKFHI, encoded by the coding sequence ATGCAAATCGAGAAGGTATGGGCAAGAGAAGTCCTGGATTCCAGGGGAAACCCCACAGTCGAGGCAGAGCTGACAGTCGGCGGTCACAAGATCACCGCAATCGCACCATCCGGTGCATCCACCGGTTCATGGGAGGCCCACGAACTCCGTGACGGAGGCGAGAGGTACGGCGGAAAAGGCGTTCTGAAGGCTGTTGAGAATGTCCGCGGACCCATCGCTAAAAAGATTACTGGAATGGACCCCACCGACCAGGAAGGCATCGACAGAGCGATGATCGAACTGGACGGTACCGAGAACAAAACTTCCCTCGGAGGGAATGCCACAGTGGCCGTCTCACTTGCAGTCGCAAGGGCAGGTGCCATGTGCAACAACATACCTGTCTACCAGCACATTGGAAAGGATCACGTCACACTTCCCGTTCCTATGCTGAACATCATCAACGGAGGAAAGCACGCGGGAGGCAACCTGAAGATACAGGAATGCATGATCATCCCAGCTGGTGCCAAATCTTTCTCAGACTGTCTGAGGATGTCCTCCGAGGTCTACATGCATCTCAAATCGATTCTGAAGAACAAATACGGGGTCGGTGCAATCAACATCGGAGACGAGGGAGGCTTTGCCCCGCCGCTGGATACAGTTGACGAAGCACTCTCCACCATCGTTTCTGCGGTCTCTGATGCCGGATACACACCCGGAAAGGATATCTACCTCGCGATTGATGCTGCATCCTCCGAATTCTTCAGCAACGGCGTCTATGAAGTCGACGGAATGAAACTGTCCGCAGGAGAGCTGGCCGACCACTACGTGCAGCTCACGAAGGACCATCCGTTGATCAGCATCGAGGATCCGTTCTTCGAAGACGACTTCGAGACCACCGCCGAGCTTACCAAGAAGGTAGGAAAGCATGTGCAGATCGTGGGCGACGACCTCTTCGTCACCAACTCCAAGCGTCTCTCCAAAGGAATAGCACAGGGTGCAGCCAACGCCCTTCTGCTCAAGGTAAACCAGATCGGTACCATCACTGAATCCGGAGAAGCCGCACAGATGAGCTTCGACAACGGATACAACGTCGTGGTCTCCCACAGATCGGGAGAATCCGAAGACACTACCATAGCGGACCTCTCCGTGGGATGGGGTTCTGGAGAGATCAAGACCGGTGCTCCCGCAAGAGGGGAAAGGACGGCCAAATACAACCGTCTGCTGAGGATCGAGGAGGAACTCGGTTCCAAGGCCAAATTCCCCGGCCTATCTAAATTCCACATCTGA
- a CDS encoding nicotinate phosphoribosyltransferase has translation MENDRNIPLLCDYYEYTMANGYIKNGLHDRMVYFDIFFRTVPDRGGFCIFAGLEQLVDYIINLRFTDNDVEFLRSKNTFSEEFLQYLKDFRFTGDVWAIPEGTPVFPGEPLVTIRAPIAQAQILETFALLTINHQTLIATKASRIVRAAAGRTVLEFGSRRAQGTDAAVLGARAAYIAGCGGTACTVSDKWYGIPASGTMAHSWVMMFDSEYEAFVKFCELYPDNATLLVDTYDTLNSGIPNAIKAFKATGINKCAIRLDSGDFSFLTKKARKMLDDAGLPNCKIIVSNALDENLIKDLLDQGAVIDGFGVGDNLITSHSDPVLNGVYKLVASEEDGKIVPRIKISENVEKITTPHFKKIYRIYGKDGMAVADLICVHDETIDTTKPLELFDPAATWKRKTMKEYTAKELMVKIIEDGKLVYDLPSLQEIRKHCSDELNTLWEEVKRFANPHQYYVDLSQKLWDIKNDLINESR, from the coding sequence ATGGAGAATGACAGGAACATCCCTCTGCTGTGCGACTACTACGAGTACACGATGGCGAACGGCTACATCAAGAACGGTCTGCACGACCGTATGGTGTACTTCGACATATTCTTCAGGACTGTCCCCGACAGAGGAGGTTTCTGCATATTCGCAGGCCTTGAGCAGCTGGTGGACTACATCATCAACCTCCGTTTCACAGACAACGATGTGGAGTTCCTACGTTCCAAGAACACTTTCTCAGAAGAATTCCTTCAATACCTGAAGGATTTCAGATTCACAGGTGACGTGTGGGCTATCCCCGAGGGAACTCCTGTGTTCCCCGGAGAGCCTCTTGTCACCATCAGGGCACCCATAGCCCAGGCCCAGATACTTGAGACCTTTGCCCTGCTCACAATCAACCACCAGACCCTTATCGCTACCAAAGCGAGCCGTATCGTCAGGGCCGCTGCAGGAAGGACCGTCCTAGAATTCGGATCCAGAAGGGCCCAAGGTACAGACGCAGCCGTTCTGGGCGCCAGAGCTGCTTACATAGCAGGCTGCGGCGGTACCGCCTGCACGGTCAGCGACAAATGGTATGGAATCCCTGCAAGCGGAACCATGGCCCATTCTTGGGTGATGATGTTCGATTCCGAGTATGAGGCTTTCGTGAAATTCTGCGAGCTGTATCCAGATAACGCCACTCTGTTGGTGGATACCTATGATACGCTAAACAGCGGCATTCCCAACGCAATTAAAGCATTCAAGGCCACAGGCATCAATAAATGCGCCATCCGCCTCGATTCGGGAGACTTCTCCTTCCTTACCAAGAAAGCAAGGAAGATGCTTGACGACGCCGGGCTGCCGAATTGCAAGATAATCGTTTCTAATGCTCTCGATGAGAATCTGATCAAAGACCTGCTTGACCAAGGGGCCGTCATTGACGGCTTCGGTGTCGGCGATAATCTCATCACATCCCATAGCGACCCTGTTCTGAACGGGGTGTACAAACTTGTTGCATCTGAAGAAGATGGCAAAATAGTACCGAGGATCAAGATCTCTGAGAATGTTGAGAAAATCACGACGCCTCATTTCAAAAAGATCTACAGAATCTACGGAAAGGATGGTATGGCCGTTGCAGATCTCATCTGCGTACATGATGAAACTATTGATACAACAAAACCATTGGAGCTCTTCGATCCTGCCGCAACTTGGAAGAGGAAGACAATGAAGGAATACACCGCCAAAGAACTCATGGTAAAGATCATAGAGGACGGCAAACTTGTGTATGACCTACCTTCATTGCAAGAGATCCGCAAACACTGCTCTGATGAATTAAACACCCTTTGGGAAGAGGTAAAACGTTTTGCAAACCCCCATCAATACTATGTAGATCTATCTCAGAAATTATGGGACATAAAGAACGACCTAATCAACGAATCTAGATGA
- a CDS encoding DNA topoisomerase I, which produces MRKLIITEKANAARRISTILSDGKSTSSSSSGATVISFSAGGDDYDVVSLRGHIIELDYPREYNDWGAIKPADLVYAPQVKTVRVKSILSSIRDLASKADEIIIATDYDREGELIGMETVKAIDADMTKVKRAKFSALTKGEVEAAFNNLADPDEKLADAAEARQIVDLSWGAVLTRLISLSSGQVGNNFMSVGRVQSPTLKLLVDRHEEIENFVPVPYWNVIGKFGMLAFKGDHEKNPFWKKEDAESVLDKVKGCKTGTVAKYVSELKDEYRPAPFDTTMMQVEANKIGIPPTTAMKLAEDLYTGGYISYPRTENTEYPKSLNLRSVLDKLKDSDFKAEVSEILSQEKIYPSKGKRTTTDHPPIYPTAGATSDKMKGDKWKLYELIVRRFLATVAPNAKAEVTQCVIDVEGERFESNGYVLKEPGWKKYYKKYLPANESRLPVLKEGEEVDVRSMSIVESETKPPYRYNQGSLIQEMDRLQLGTKSTRHDIIGKLFSRNYVQGNYMIPTPSGIALTKSLEKHGGGITEPDMTAKLELDMLSISEGKRTLDSVVSESQDMLHDVAVKISNESEDIGKEIKDALHSQQHIGVCPTCGKNMSVKRSKNGNFIGCDGYPDCKRAYPLPRGALIQTVDTTCPVCGLPQLKIIRRGNPPSVQCIDPKCTSNVAMNDLGLCPTCNNGHIRVMFSKAGRRFAGCSSWPTCTQTYPLRPRGTVTPLGKACAICKAPMIKVGTLEECINPDCPGKKKTVRTSKAPVKKKSSTE; this is translated from the coding sequence ATGAGAAAGCTCATCATCACTGAGAAGGCGAATGCCGCAAGAAGGATCTCGACCATTCTGTCGGATGGTAAATCCACGTCATCATCTAGCAGCGGAGCTACTGTTATTTCCTTCTCAGCTGGAGGCGACGACTACGATGTCGTCAGCCTCAGAGGTCACATCATTGAATTGGACTATCCTAGGGAGTACAACGATTGGGGCGCAATCAAGCCCGCAGATCTTGTGTATGCCCCTCAGGTCAAGACGGTCCGTGTGAAATCCATTCTCAGCTCTATCAGGGACCTTGCTTCCAAAGCGGACGAGATAATCATCGCAACCGACTACGACAGGGAAGGAGAACTCATCGGTATGGAGACCGTAAAGGCCATCGATGCCGATATGACAAAGGTCAAGAGGGCAAAGTTCAGTGCACTGACCAAGGGTGAGGTCGAAGCAGCCTTCAACAATCTTGCCGACCCCGATGAGAAACTGGCCGATGCCGCTGAGGCAAGACAGATCGTAGACCTGTCCTGGGGTGCCGTTCTCACCAGATTAATTTCATTGTCATCCGGACAGGTTGGAAATAACTTCATGTCCGTCGGTAGGGTCCAGAGCCCTACTCTGAAACTGCTTGTCGACAGGCACGAAGAGATCGAAAACTTCGTCCCTGTCCCCTATTGGAATGTAATAGGCAAGTTCGGAATGCTTGCTTTCAAGGGCGATCATGAGAAGAATCCCTTCTGGAAGAAAGAGGATGCCGAATCCGTCCTTGACAAGGTCAAGGGATGCAAGACAGGTACAGTGGCCAAATACGTCTCCGAATTGAAGGACGAGTACAGGCCCGCGCCTTTCGATACCACCATGATGCAGGTGGAGGCCAACAAGATCGGTATCCCTCCGACCACAGCCATGAAACTGGCCGAGGATCTGTACACCGGAGGATACATATCGTATCCCCGTACCGAGAACACCGAGTATCCGAAGAGCCTTAATCTGAGGTCTGTGCTGGACAAGCTCAAGGATTCCGATTTCAAGGCAGAGGTCTCAGAGATACTCTCCCAGGAGAAGATATACCCCTCCAAGGGAAAGAGGACAACAACGGACCATCCGCCTATATATCCTACAGCCGGAGCAACCTCCGACAAGATGAAAGGGGACAAGTGGAAGCTCTACGAGCTCATAGTGAGGAGGTTCCTCGCAACCGTAGCACCCAACGCAAAGGCGGAGGTGACGCAGTGTGTCATCGATGTCGAAGGGGAGAGATTCGAGTCCAATGGATACGTCCTAAAGGAGCCCGGTTGGAAGAAGTATTACAAGAAATACCTCCCGGCCAATGAGAGCAGGCTCCCTGTTCTCAAAGAAGGAGAAGAGGTCGATGTCAGATCCATGAGCATTGTGGAATCGGAGACCAAACCGCCTTACAGGTACAATCAGGGTTCTCTCATTCAGGAGATGGACAGGTTGCAGCTTGGTACCAAGAGTACAAGGCACGACATCATCGGCAAACTGTTCTCTAGGAATTATGTGCAAGGTAACTACATGATCCCCACTCCGAGCGGAATAGCGCTCACCAAGTCGCTTGAGAAGCACGGTGGAGGCATTACCGAGCCTGACATGACCGCCAAGCTGGAGTTGGATATGCTCTCGATTTCCGAAGGCAAGAGGACATTGGATTCCGTAGTATCGGAATCTCAGGATATGCTGCACGATGTCGCAGTAAAGATCTCCAATGAGTCCGAAGACATCGGAAAGGAGATCAAGGATGCGCTGCATTCACAGCAGCATATCGGAGTCTGCCCCACATGCGGTAAGAACATGTCCGTGAAGAGATCGAAGAACGGTAATTTCATCGGATGTGACGGATATCCCGATTGTAAGCGTGCATATCCGCTTCCCAGAGGAGCTCTCATCCAGACAGTTGATACGACATGCCCAGTTTGCGGCCTGCCTCAGTTGAAGATCATCAGAAGGGGCAATCCTCCTTCAGTTCAGTGTATCGACCCCAAGTGTACTAGCAATGTCGCAATGAACGATCTCGGTCTATGTCCTACATGTAACAACGGTCACATCAGGGTGATGTTCTCTAAGGCGGGAAGGAGGTTCGCAGGATGTTCTTCATGGCCGACGTGTACACAGACCTATCCTCTGAGGCCCAGGGGTACTGTAACACCTCTCGGTAAGGCATGTGCGATCTGTAAAGCACCAATGATCAAGGTTGGTACTCTTGAGGAGTGTATCAATCCCGATTGTCCCGGCAAGAAGAAGACTGTGCGCACTTCAAAAGCTCCTGTCAAGAAGAAATCATCAACAGAGTGA
- the nikR gene encoding nickel-responsive transcriptional regulator NikR codes for MTGVTRIGVSLEPNLLEAFDEDIAKKGYSSRSEALRDLVRDSLAENEWKNDDEWMVGTIVMVYDHTNSTVGDKLTDIQHQHHGLVKTSVHIHLDEDKCMEILICEDRLKNLKNFASEVTSIKGVLRGRLTMVAPSTGNLHHVGHRH; via the coding sequence ATGACAGGCGTTACGCGCATAGGAGTTTCACTCGAACCGAACCTTTTGGAAGCTTTTGATGAGGACATAGCAAAGAAAGGCTATAGCAGCAGATCGGAAGCATTGCGCGATCTTGTCCGTGATTCCCTTGCAGAGAACGAATGGAAGAATGATGATGAGTGGATGGTAGGCACTATTGTCATGGTGTATGACCATACCAATTCTACTGTGGGCGATAAGCTCACGGACATCCAGCATCAGCACCACGGTCTTGTCAAGACGTCTGTCCATATCCACCTTGACGAGGATAAATGTATGGAGATCCTGATCTGCGAGGACAGGCTCAAGAACCTGAAGAATTTTGCTTCAGAGGTAACCAGCATCAAAGGTGTCCTAAGGGGCAGGCTCACCATGGTCGCACCGTCTACTGGCAACCTCCATCATGTAGGCCACAGGCACTGA